A window of Pirellula sp. SH-Sr6A contains these coding sequences:
- a CDS encoding RNA polymerase sigma factor — protein sequence MNETPNGPASDREWLRSLFARYERPLVSYAAKLLAGDWDRARDCVQDTFLRVCREPRSALEDHVEAWLFKCCRHRAMDCHRKESRMFIQFASEQVDRQSAPSPDPTQSLISSEERQHLQREIAALPPREQEVLVLRLQQGLSYKQIAEVMDLSVSHVGVLIHQAVTRLKQCVVDT from the coding sequence ATGAACGAAACGCCAAACGGCCCAGCCTCGGATCGCGAATGGCTTCGATCGCTGTTTGCTAGATACGAGCGTCCGTTGGTTTCGTACGCGGCGAAACTCCTGGCCGGGGATTGGGATCGCGCCCGAGATTGCGTCCAAGACACGTTCTTAAGAGTGTGTCGGGAGCCGCGATCTGCTTTGGAGGATCACGTCGAGGCATGGCTTTTTAAATGCTGTCGCCATCGCGCGATGGATTGCCATCGCAAGGAGTCTCGAATGTTTATCCAATTTGCTAGCGAGCAGGTCGATCGACAATCGGCGCCGTCGCCAGATCCGACCCAATCCCTCATCTCTTCCGAAGAGCGTCAACATCTTCAACGCGAGATCGCTGCCCTCCCACCGCGTGAGCAGGAGGTCCTCGTGCTTCGGCTTCAGCAGGGGCTTTCTTACAAACAGATTGCGGAAGTCATGGATCTGAGCGTGTCTCACGTCGGCGTCTTGATCCATCAAGCCGTGACGCGATTGAAACAGTGCGTTGTGGATACTTGA
- the alaS gene encoding alanine--tRNA ligase produces MKTDELREKYLTFFQSKGHHRQASDVLVPTWDPSVLFTPAGMNQFKDHFLGKVKLDFTRATTCQKCLRTGDIDNVGRTAYHHTFFEMLGNFSFGDYFKQEAIQWAWEFLTDKKWLALDPNRLTVTVYKDDDEAAKIWNEKIGLPTSRIARMDEDENFWPASAPSQGPDGVCGPCSEIYYQLDNGKSVEIWNLVFTQFNRVGNPPDNLRPLPSKNIDTGMGLERTASVLQNVPTNFHIDILFPIVQAASEAVGQKYEYESDNGRRLRRITDHVRACTFAIHENVYPGPKKARYVIKRLLRRAVLDGHQMGMREPFLYQLVPVVASMMKSVYPELATTTDRVAKVMKREEADFFATIDSGLERIHRVFDDMTSAGRVMVDGREAASLYQTHGVPPEMFQQIAAEKNYTFDWDGYRKAMAEHGEISGGEQGELFETGPIETLKEALHRCDFLGYESSSSSAQIKGIIVGKPKEDRLVSSVSASTNEMIRIVLDQTPFYGESGGQVGDSGRIETANGVFEVTDTQRSGELIIHYGKMISGELKEGDTVQATVDTVRRDAIKRAHSATHILHHALQSHVGGHAQQQGSKVDADWLRFDFSNQESLPDDLLQKVEALSNQRISESAPIDWKLVPLGTAREAGAMMLFGEKYPDPVRMVSMGSFSKELCGGTHASNTKEIQTLEILAEESVSSGTRRITALTGAKALEHRAKIESLAKSTAGMLGCTIDKLGQSVQDLVLAVRKLKKLSIGAGNEAVPALVGGKAGSTGSVPAYGVTRASFRQAARLLNVSYEEVPERLDALLKEQVQLHEQIKKLSESGGSISVESLLEQATEVEGTRLIVAETPNANAGMMRQWIDQLRKKSVEPVAVLLANRADDKVTLIAGISQSLVERGLSAGKWITPVAESVGGGGGGKADLAQAGGKIPAKLPDALQIAKETWASMLA; encoded by the coding sequence ATGAAAACGGACGAACTACGCGAAAAGTATCTGACTTTCTTTCAATCCAAAGGGCACCATCGCCAAGCCAGCGACGTTCTCGTCCCGACTTGGGACCCCTCTGTCCTGTTCACCCCCGCCGGGATGAACCAATTCAAGGATCACTTTCTGGGGAAAGTCAAACTCGACTTTACTCGCGCTACGACTTGCCAAAAGTGCCTCCGGACCGGGGACATCGACAATGTGGGTCGCACGGCATACCACCACACCTTCTTTGAAATGCTTGGGAATTTCAGCTTCGGCGATTACTTCAAGCAAGAAGCGATTCAGTGGGCGTGGGAGTTTCTCACCGACAAAAAATGGCTGGCCCTCGATCCCAACCGCCTCACCGTGACCGTCTACAAAGACGATGACGAGGCGGCCAAGATTTGGAACGAAAAGATAGGCCTCCCCACCAGCCGCATCGCGCGCATGGACGAAGACGAAAACTTCTGGCCTGCTTCCGCTCCGAGTCAAGGACCCGATGGGGTTTGCGGTCCGTGCAGCGAAATCTACTACCAGCTCGACAACGGCAAGTCGGTTGAGATCTGGAATTTGGTCTTCACGCAGTTCAATCGCGTCGGCAATCCCCCGGACAATTTGCGCCCCTTGCCGAGCAAGAACATCGACACGGGTATGGGACTGGAACGGACCGCGAGCGTGCTGCAGAACGTCCCTACCAACTTCCACATCGACATCCTCTTCCCAATTGTGCAAGCCGCATCGGAAGCTGTCGGTCAAAAGTACGAGTACGAAAGCGACAACGGTCGACGCCTTCGTCGCATCACCGATCACGTTCGAGCGTGCACCTTCGCCATCCATGAAAATGTTTATCCTGGACCGAAGAAAGCCCGTTACGTCATCAAACGTCTTCTTCGCCGCGCGGTCCTCGATGGCCACCAAATGGGGATGCGAGAGCCCTTCCTTTACCAGCTGGTTCCGGTCGTCGCGAGCATGATGAAGTCGGTTTATCCCGAGCTGGCCACGACGACCGACCGAGTCGCTAAGGTTATGAAACGGGAGGAAGCAGACTTCTTCGCGACCATCGATTCGGGCTTGGAACGCATTCACCGAGTCTTCGATGACATGACCTCCGCGGGGCGCGTAATGGTCGATGGACGGGAAGCGGCTTCTCTCTACCAAACCCACGGCGTCCCGCCCGAGATGTTCCAGCAAATTGCCGCCGAAAAGAACTACACGTTCGACTGGGATGGCTACCGCAAAGCGATGGCTGAACACGGAGAAATCAGCGGTGGCGAGCAAGGTGAATTGTTTGAAACCGGTCCCATCGAAACGCTCAAAGAAGCGCTCCATCGCTGCGATTTCCTCGGGTACGAATCGTCGTCCTCCTCTGCCCAAATCAAGGGGATCATTGTGGGGAAACCGAAAGAGGACCGCTTGGTTTCGAGCGTTTCCGCCTCCACCAACGAAATGATTCGCATCGTCCTCGATCAAACTCCTTTCTACGGGGAAAGCGGTGGGCAAGTCGGTGACTCGGGGCGAATCGAAACCGCCAATGGCGTGTTCGAAGTCACCGATACCCAACGCAGCGGTGAGCTGATCATCCACTATGGGAAGATGATCTCGGGCGAACTGAAGGAAGGCGACACAGTCCAAGCGACGGTCGATACAGTTCGCCGCGACGCGATCAAACGGGCTCACTCCGCCACGCATATCTTGCACCATGCTCTGCAAAGCCATGTCGGTGGTCACGCGCAGCAGCAGGGAAGCAAAGTGGACGCGGATTGGCTCCGCTTCGACTTCAGCAATCAAGAATCGTTGCCGGACGATCTGCTCCAAAAAGTGGAAGCATTGTCCAACCAACGGATCTCGGAATCCGCTCCGATCGATTGGAAGCTGGTGCCACTGGGTACCGCTCGGGAAGCGGGGGCGATGATGCTCTTTGGTGAAAAGTATCCCGACCCAGTTCGCATGGTCTCCATGGGGTCGTTTTCCAAGGAGTTGTGCGGTGGAACCCACGCATCGAACACCAAGGAGATTCAAACGCTGGAGATCCTGGCCGAGGAAAGCGTTTCGTCCGGAACACGACGTATCACCGCCCTCACCGGTGCGAAAGCTCTCGAACATCGCGCGAAGATCGAGAGCCTCGCCAAATCGACTGCCGGAATGCTCGGCTGCACGATCGACAAGCTTGGCCAATCCGTTCAGGACTTGGTCCTAGCCGTCCGGAAATTGAAGAAGCTCTCCATCGGTGCGGGTAACGAAGCGGTACCAGCCCTGGTTGGGGGAAAGGCAGGATCGACAGGATCGGTGCCCGCCTACGGCGTCACACGAGCCTCTTTCCGGCAAGCCGCTCGGTTGCTGAATGTCTCTTACGAAGAGGTTCCAGAGCGTCTCGACGCGTTGCTCAAGGAGCAGGTACAGCTCCACGAGCAGATCAAGAAACTGAGCGAAAGCGGCGGGAGTATTTCTGTCGAGAGCTTGCTCGAGCAAGCCACCGAGGTGGAAGGTACGCGGCTCATCGTCGCGGAAACCCCGAACGCCAATGCAGGTATGATGCGTCAGTGGATCGACCAGCTGCGCAAGAAATCGGTGGAGCCGGTAGCGGTGCTACTCGCCAACCGCGCGGACGACAAAGTGACTCTCATCGCAGGCATTAGCCAATCGCTCGTCGAACGCGGGTTGAGCGCTGGCAAATGGATTACTCCTGTTGCCGAATCGGTCGGCGGCGGTGGTGGTGGCAAAGCGGATTTGGCGCAGGCAGGTGGGAAGATCCCCGCCAAGCTCCCGGATGCCCTCCAAATCGCCAAAGAGACTTGGGCTTCGATGCTCGCCTAG
- a CDS encoding DUF1559 domain-containing protein, which translates to MRKNFAPRTKGFTLVELLVVIAIIGILVGLLLPAVQAAREAARRMQCSNNLKQLGLAAHNFESALKRFPPGVLGAGRGSNGLYQAPLAEFGQHSGVGHLVHLFPYTEQTALYERISAASNLNPDTNGIGAVSGTSQQLMNRYWWDTDSWDAAQYTIPTLLCPSDTASAGTEYSVLTNFATTTAATALPGFSMYYEGTQNAAWHATVGKTNYLGCGGRNGVVGSSGVSATTTNGLPADSLTGVFYIRSKTKIGEITDGTSNTILFGEVTGGFKQAARRSGRFMSMWWVSNGPVFTRYMVPATTQDPNDQWWGGIANVSFPHWSKFSSMHTGIVNLALADGSVRSSTVNMDGALWLNLGGMKEGTVASFQD; encoded by the coding sequence ATGCGGAAGAATTTCGCACCTCGCACCAAGGGGTTCACACTGGTTGAACTTCTCGTGGTCATCGCCATTATTGGTATTCTGGTTGGACTTCTGTTGCCGGCGGTTCAGGCCGCTCGCGAAGCAGCACGACGAATGCAGTGCAGCAACAATCTCAAGCAGTTGGGATTGGCCGCTCACAACTTCGAATCGGCCTTGAAGAGATTCCCTCCAGGGGTTCTCGGAGCAGGGCGTGGCTCGAACGGATTGTACCAAGCACCTTTGGCTGAATTCGGCCAACACTCCGGCGTCGGGCACTTGGTCCACCTGTTCCCCTACACCGAGCAGACCGCTCTCTACGAGAGAATCTCGGCTGCTTCGAACCTCAACCCCGATACCAACGGCATCGGAGCCGTCTCCGGCACCTCCCAACAGCTGATGAACCGTTACTGGTGGGACACCGACTCGTGGGATGCAGCCCAATACACCATCCCAACCTTGCTCTGCCCAAGCGACACCGCTTCGGCTGGCACCGAGTACTCGGTTCTCACCAACTTCGCGACGACGACAGCTGCGACCGCTTTGCCTGGTTTCAGCATGTACTATGAAGGAACCCAGAACGCAGCTTGGCATGCGACCGTTGGAAAGACGAACTACCTTGGATGCGGTGGGCGAAACGGCGTTGTTGGATCGTCCGGCGTGAGTGCCACCACCACCAACGGTCTCCCAGCAGATTCCTTGACCGGTGTTTTCTACATCCGCAGCAAGACCAAGATCGGCGAAATCACCGACGGTACGAGCAACACCATCCTGTTCGGCGAAGTTACCGGTGGATTCAAGCAAGCCGCTCGACGCTCCGGTCGATTCATGTCGATGTGGTGGGTTAGCAACGGTCCTGTCTTCACTCGTTACATGGTCCCTGCGACCACCCAAGACCCCAACGATCAATGGTGGGGCGGTATCGCCAACGTTTCGTTCCCACACTGGAGCAAGTTCAGCAGCATGCACACTGGCATCGTGAACTTGGCACTTGCCGACGGGTCGGTCCGATCGTCAACCGTCAACATGGACGGCGCTTTGTGGCTTAACCTGGGTGGAATGAAGGAAGGAACCGTTGCTTCGTTCCAAGACTAG
- a CDS encoding DUF1559 domain-containing protein, protein MRKKFAPRSRGFTLVELLVVIAIIGILVGLLLPAVQAAREAARRMQCSNNVKQLTLATHNFESAYKRIPPGYLGSKGDVVYSTTPTTSPERRGAQWIGHLVYLFPFMEQNALYQPWSDLRNTDPTAAPTGNTTTDGEKFQFWINGATGYDGDPSDIDTLWDWHQYRVPSLLCPSDDAYSNTAATMVILHTWGTGNTGTVGGSGYGVPFSATLGRTNYLGNAGRLGTTESPAWNVWKGPFGNRTKTTFGSISDGTSNVLAFGEAMGSFTDAARGSGRTWSYSWTVGPMPTAWGIGGAQPYMYYKYASRHTGIITVSLMDGSVRSISTNMDNTTYQYISAMSDGNTTTLND, encoded by the coding sequence ATGCGGAAGAAATTCGCACCGCGTAGTAGAGGGTTCACGTTGGTTGAACTCCTCGTTGTGATCGCCATCATCGGGATCTTGGTCGGGCTCTTGCTGCCCGCTGTCCAAGCCGCGCGGGAAGCTGCTCGTCGAATGCAATGCAGCAACAATGTGAAGCAGCTGACCTTGGCGACTCATAACTTTGAGAGCGCATACAAACGAATTCCACCCGGATACTTGGGAAGCAAGGGAGACGTTGTTTATTCTACGACCCCCACGACGAGCCCCGAGCGTCGCGGTGCTCAATGGATCGGGCATTTGGTGTACCTGTTCCCCTTCATGGAACAGAACGCCCTCTACCAGCCTTGGTCCGATTTGCGCAACACCGATCCGACTGCGGCTCCCACAGGCAACACCACGACCGATGGGGAAAAGTTCCAGTTTTGGATCAATGGTGCCACGGGATACGACGGAGATCCATCTGACATCGATACCCTTTGGGATTGGCACCAATACCGCGTTCCATCCCTCCTCTGCCCATCGGATGATGCATACAGCAACACGGCTGCCACGATGGTGATCCTGCACACTTGGGGTACTGGGAATACGGGAACGGTCGGCGGATCCGGTTACGGGGTTCCGTTCAGCGCAACGCTGGGACGCACCAACTACCTAGGCAACGCCGGTCGTTTGGGTACGACGGAATCTCCTGCATGGAACGTATGGAAAGGTCCATTTGGTAACCGAACCAAGACTACCTTCGGTTCTATTTCGGACGGGACCTCCAATGTTCTCGCGTTTGGTGAAGCGATGGGTTCGTTCACCGATGCCGCTCGCGGCTCAGGCCGAACTTGGTCCTATTCATGGACCGTAGGACCGATGCCAACCGCTTGGGGTATTGGTGGCGCGCAGCCGTACATGTATTACAAGTACGCCAGTCGACACACCGGTATCATTACCGTTTCGCTGATGGATGGTTCGGTCCGATCAATTTCCACTAACATGGACAACACCACGTACCAGTACATCTCGGCCATGTCGGATGGCAACACCACTACCTTGAACGATTAA
- a CDS encoding sigma-70 family RNA polymerase sigma factor, with translation MTRRTTSRTTRRGSKAGFTYANEDRDYGSCYEGLYDGNVQEEEEEEDVESDDSFDVELDEEMVDEETGLFDSEDGEVVDATEDPVRMYLMQMGEIPLLTRQQEVTAARLIEMTRSAYRQWMLATDFMLQGATKLLEQVRDGKLRLDRTIEVSVTNAAEKVAIMRRIGPNIKTLRHLLLRNHGDYYTAISKGNTIEARRAAWKRLVCRRNKAVRLIEEMNLRANRLEPMFTKLTAIQSQMSVLKTRIEEAKKNGHCDGTPLKQLYDELRYLMRITYETPATLERRVSKVQANRMKYDAAKRELSAGNLRLVVSIAKKYRNRGLSFLDLIQEGNTGLMRAVDKFEYERGFKFSTYATWWIRQAITRAIADQSRTIRVPVHMIDTMSKVRQVTRDLIQELGREPSVEETAERAGLSLDDARVVIKMARQPLSLDQPVGDHDDSFFGEFLEDYRDDDPLYETNQQTLKQQIQEAMQTLNYREREILKLRYGLADGYAYTLEEVGKIFQVTRERVRQIESKAVKKLQHPQRSKSLSSFVDGVDIPAYLEHSQGE, from the coding sequence ATGACTCGACGAACCACCTCTCGAACCACCCGACGCGGAAGCAAAGCCGGATTCACGTACGCCAACGAAGATCGCGATTACGGCAGCTGCTACGAAGGCCTCTACGACGGAAACGTCCAAGAAGAGGAAGAAGAAGAGGACGTTGAGAGCGACGACAGCTTTGATGTCGAGCTCGACGAAGAAATGGTCGACGAAGAAACCGGACTGTTCGATTCCGAAGACGGTGAAGTCGTCGATGCCACCGAAGATCCTGTCCGCATGTACCTGATGCAAATGGGCGAAATCCCTTTGCTCACCCGCCAGCAAGAAGTCACGGCGGCTCGCCTTATCGAGATGACACGTTCAGCCTACCGCCAGTGGATGCTCGCAACCGATTTCATGTTGCAAGGAGCCACCAAACTCCTCGAGCAAGTCCGAGACGGGAAGCTTCGACTCGATCGCACCATCGAAGTCAGCGTTACCAATGCCGCAGAGAAAGTCGCCATCATGCGACGCATCGGACCCAACATCAAAACCCTTCGTCACCTCCTACTCCGCAATCACGGCGATTACTACACCGCCATCAGCAAAGGGAACACCATCGAAGCTCGCCGGGCTGCTTGGAAACGACTCGTCTGTCGTCGCAACAAGGCGGTTCGATTGATCGAAGAGATGAACCTTCGGGCCAATCGCTTGGAACCCATGTTCACCAAGCTGACTGCGATCCAATCGCAAATGTCGGTTCTGAAGACTCGCATTGAAGAAGCCAAGAAGAATGGCCACTGCGACGGTACCCCGCTCAAGCAGCTGTACGATGAACTCCGATACTTGATGCGAATCACCTACGAAACCCCCGCAACCCTTGAACGCCGCGTATCGAAGGTACAAGCCAATCGCATGAAATACGATGCGGCCAAACGAGAGCTCTCCGCAGGAAATCTACGCCTAGTCGTCTCGATCGCAAAGAAATATCGCAACCGCGGACTCAGCTTCTTGGATCTGATCCAAGAAGGAAACACGGGGCTCATGCGAGCGGTAGACAAGTTCGAGTATGAGCGAGGATTCAAGTTCTCGACCTACGCAACTTGGTGGATCCGACAAGCGATCACCCGAGCCATCGCAGACCAAAGCCGTACGATCCGAGTCCCCGTGCACATGATTGATACCATGAGCAAAGTACGCCAAGTCACCCGCGACCTGATCCAAGAATTGGGCCGAGAACCAAGCGTCGAAGAAACCGCCGAGCGAGCTGGATTGTCCCTCGACGATGCTCGCGTCGTGATCAAGATGGCTCGCCAGCCCCTCTCGCTCGATCAACCGGTCGGCGATCACGACGATAGCTTCTTCGGCGAATTTCTCGAAGACTATCGCGACGATGATCCCTTGTACGAAACCAACCAGCAAACCCTTAAGCAGCAAATCCAAGAAGCGATGCAAACGCTGAACTATCGCGAGCGAGAAATCCTCAAGCTCCGATACGGCTTGGCAGATGGCTACGCCTATACTTTGGAAGAAGTTGGAAAGATCTTCCAAGTCACTCGTGAGCGTGTTCGCCAAATCGAAAGCAAAGCGGTAAAGAAATTGCAGCACCCGCAACGAAGCAAATCCCTCTCGAGCTTTGTCGATGGCGTCGATATCCCCGCCTATCTCGAACACAGCCAAGGGGAGTAA
- a CDS encoding ComEC/Rec2 family competence protein, with amino-acid sequence MSFFFNMMPIDNAPRSYPRLPWYCLERFRPVLTNMVRHASRLPMASRLPMVSGLVAVLLAVTLELWVGRWVPWTLLLVGTAMALRGIAQVGSRLGIEVWFLPLCLLFGATFSFYAGNQRTRAERQLAHWKEAAASLTGLDPLHWSPVALRGSVDSPVRYRRAVMPLPGSKQTDSTARPGTVTQEDWQSQTVLEVSQVRIGGTWKRVQARVPLIVDGRLDAILPGDSVEVFCQWKLPSQARNPGQFDLASYYADRGYSAQARADGPDQLRIRSAPDRWRADRFLAWVGHIALQSMERHVPFGQFPLASALILGQRDMVAWRLQEDLLATGSIHMLSISGMHIEMLSTALLLMGTACSLRRTYLFLTVGFVIWGYTLLCGTNPPVMRAAIMLSVTFVARLLDWQSSSLNNLAFAGLVLMLGRPAVFFELGTQLSFLAVAVLILSGERLVRRAAPLLSLIEARHGKVRRTMRSFRIQCIDMFRASFWVWFLTAPLVWSGFHVISPVAIPLNVLLSPLMLIALTAGLGMILLGWLDPFGAILGGICGGSLGLVDVFVAWGERLPGGHFWAPAPPMVWLFSFYALGIGAAWWHGVRRIRGRRRVLYLLMAWMMVGLAYHPVRRWIERTWMPSPGLSITFFDVGHGCHVWVETPDRALWCYDAGRMGDHDKSYRVMADSLWAMNHATINTLVLSHADADHFNAIPGLLERFWIRRLVTTPQVWEHSDPALRDLLTRLESAKVPVETWRAGHAEEGRNWSLMALHPHQGGSLGSDNADSLCLLIEYAGRRLLLPGDLEPPGTSQLLGLRHIDVDLLMAPHHGSLSARADQVVAWCEPDAVVVSGSAKTLSPKVEALFGASGRQLYLTARDRAIRFEIRSDGGMVAKLWREGEWELATTFPDR; translated from the coding sequence ATGTCGTTTTTTTTCAACATGATGCCGATCGACAACGCCCCTCGATCCTATCCGCGCCTGCCATGGTATTGCCTGGAACGGTTTCGGCCGGTCCTGACCAACATGGTTCGACATGCCTCCCGTCTCCCGATGGCCTCCCGTCTCCCGATGGTGAGCGGGCTGGTGGCGGTACTGCTGGCAGTCACTCTTGAACTCTGGGTGGGTCGATGGGTACCGTGGACATTGCTTCTCGTCGGTACCGCCATGGCCCTGCGAGGAATCGCGCAGGTTGGCTCGCGTCTCGGTATCGAAGTCTGGTTCCTCCCGCTCTGTCTTTTGTTCGGCGCAACTTTTAGCTTCTATGCGGGGAATCAACGGACGCGAGCCGAGCGCCAACTGGCCCATTGGAAAGAGGCCGCGGCTAGCTTAACCGGCTTGGACCCTCTTCACTGGAGCCCCGTCGCGCTGCGAGGCTCGGTCGACAGTCCTGTTCGTTATCGACGGGCCGTCATGCCCCTCCCCGGTTCCAAGCAGACCGATTCCACTGCGCGTCCGGGGACCGTCACCCAGGAGGACTGGCAATCGCAGACGGTACTAGAAGTCTCGCAGGTTCGGATTGGGGGGACCTGGAAGAGAGTGCAGGCTCGCGTTCCGCTCATTGTCGATGGCCGATTGGATGCGATCCTGCCGGGCGATTCGGTAGAAGTTTTCTGCCAGTGGAAGCTACCGAGCCAAGCACGCAATCCAGGGCAATTCGATTTGGCGTCGTATTATGCAGATCGAGGCTACTCGGCTCAAGCTCGAGCGGACGGTCCGGATCAACTGAGAATCCGCTCCGCCCCCGATCGCTGGAGAGCGGATCGGTTCTTGGCATGGGTGGGGCACATTGCGCTGCAATCGATGGAAAGGCATGTTCCGTTCGGACAGTTCCCGCTGGCGTCTGCTTTGATCTTAGGGCAACGCGACATGGTCGCATGGCGTTTGCAAGAAGACCTGTTGGCAACGGGGTCCATTCACATGCTATCGATCTCGGGAATGCACATCGAGATGCTGTCGACAGCCCTCTTATTGATGGGTACGGCTTGCTCTCTGCGCCGCACCTACTTGTTTCTCACCGTGGGGTTCGTGATTTGGGGATATACGCTCCTATGCGGAACCAACCCACCGGTGATGAGAGCTGCGATTATGTTGAGCGTGACCTTTGTTGCCAGGCTCTTGGATTGGCAATCGTCCAGCCTCAACAACTTGGCGTTCGCAGGATTGGTACTGATGCTGGGGAGGCCGGCCGTGTTCTTCGAACTAGGAACCCAGCTATCCTTTTTAGCTGTTGCAGTGCTGATACTCTCCGGCGAACGCTTGGTGCGACGGGCAGCACCCCTCCTGTCGTTGATCGAAGCGAGGCATGGGAAAGTCCGGCGAACCATGCGCTCGTTTCGCATTCAGTGCATCGACATGTTCCGAGCAAGTTTCTGGGTTTGGTTCTTGACCGCTCCGTTGGTATGGAGCGGGTTTCATGTGATAAGTCCTGTTGCGATCCCGCTAAATGTCTTGCTTTCCCCCTTGATGCTCATCGCGCTGACAGCCGGGCTCGGCATGATCTTGTTAGGCTGGCTGGACCCATTCGGAGCGATCCTCGGGGGAATTTGCGGAGGATCGTTAGGGCTGGTGGATGTATTCGTGGCATGGGGGGAGAGACTGCCTGGCGGGCACTTTTGGGCTCCCGCTCCGCCGATGGTTTGGTTGTTCTCGTTCTATGCCCTCGGTATCGGGGCAGCATGGTGGCACGGCGTGCGTCGGATTCGCGGTCGACGTCGCGTGCTCTATCTGCTTATGGCGTGGATGATGGTGGGGCTCGCTTACCATCCAGTCCGGCGGTGGATCGAGCGAACATGGATGCCGTCCCCCGGACTATCGATCACATTCTTCGACGTGGGGCATGGATGCCATGTTTGGGTCGAAACCCCCGATCGCGCGTTGTGGTGCTACGACGCAGGTCGCATGGGGGACCACGACAAGAGCTATCGGGTCATGGCGGATTCGTTATGGGCGATGAACCACGCCACGATTAATACGTTGGTTCTTTCGCATGCCGACGCGGATCACTTCAATGCCATACCCGGATTGCTCGAGCGGTTCTGGATCCGCCGCTTGGTGACTACACCCCAAGTCTGGGAGCATTCCGATCCCGCCCTTCGCGACCTGCTAACTCGCCTGGAATCCGCGAAGGTTCCGGTGGAAACGTGGCGCGCTGGGCATGCAGAAGAGGGACGCAATTGGAGCTTGATGGCACTGCATCCGCATCAAGGAGGTAGCCTCGGGAGCGACAACGCCGATAGCCTTTGCTTGCTGATCGAGTACGCCGGTCGAAGATTGCTGCTGCCTGGAGATCTAGAGCCTCCGGGAACGTCGCAGTTGCTCGGGCTGCGTCACATCGATGTTGATTTGCTGATGGCTCCCCACCATGGTTCGTTGAGCGCCCGGGCCGACCAAGTCGTTGCGTGGTGTGAGCCTGACGCCGTCGTGGTGAGTGGATCGGCCAAGACCCTTTCCCCAAAAGTGGAGGCGTTGTTTGGGGCTTCGGGACGCCAGCTCTATCTCACCGCGCGCGACCGCGCCATTCGATTTGAAATCCGCAGCGACGGCGGGATGGTTGCGAAGTTGTGGCGAGAGGGTGAATGGGAGCTCGCTACCACGTTTCCGGATAGATAA
- a CDS encoding flagellar motor protein MotB — translation MGTKIELHSQNDAQRSRIACGSVLLALCWASLLCLSGCNRSNPYLTASPSGFTLAGNQPIAPEMQQQFSAQMAEVERRAKLLDENNRQLTTQLAQSQQQMQLYKERADLMQRQLAEVNNQLQNTRMANAQTSQQARGLADRLQSMESSQQRRGGAKLTANTSGRVSSGSLRELGLAVEEDNGVIRVRVPADQLFQTGTSQLSPSASGILDRVAQVIAADYKRQRIAIEGHTDNGPLYGGTYSTSHQLAAAQSNAVLEHLTRRNQLPPSQLFTLAHGENYPVGDNQTPAGRFANRRIEFVIYPETW, via the coding sequence ATGGGTACCAAGATCGAACTGCACAGCCAAAACGACGCACAGCGCTCCCGCATTGCCTGCGGGAGCGTTTTGCTTGCGCTGTGTTGGGCATCGCTCCTTTGTCTCTCCGGTTGCAATCGAAGCAATCCGTACCTCACGGCCAGCCCCTCGGGCTTCACGCTTGCCGGAAATCAGCCCATTGCGCCCGAAATGCAACAGCAGTTCTCCGCGCAAATGGCGGAAGTCGAACGGCGGGCCAAGCTGCTCGATGAGAACAATCGACAGCTCACCACACAGCTTGCCCAATCGCAGCAGCAGATGCAACTGTACAAAGAGCGAGCGGACCTCATGCAACGCCAGCTTGCTGAGGTCAACAATCAATTACAAAACACGCGCATGGCCAATGCTCAAACGAGCCAACAGGCGCGTGGGTTGGCGGACCGTCTTCAAAGCATGGAATCTTCTCAACAGAGACGCGGTGGCGCGAAACTGACGGCGAACACCAGCGGGCGAGTCAGCAGCGGATCGCTCCGTGAGTTGGGGCTGGCCGTGGAAGAAGACAATGGGGTCATTCGGGTTCGTGTTCCTGCCGACCAACTCTTTCAGACTGGAACCTCCCAACTCTCCCCCTCTGCTTCGGGGATCCTCGATCGAGTCGCTCAGGTTATCGCAGCCGATTACAAACGGCAGCGCATTGCGATCGAAGGTCACACCGACAATGGCCCGCTCTATGGAGGAACCTATTCGACCAGCCATCAGCTGGCGGCCGCGCAGTCCAATGCCGTCTTGGAGCATCTAACCCGGCGCAATCAGCTCCCGCCATCCCAACTCTTCACCTTGGCGCACGGCGAGAACTATCCTGTCGGAGACAATCAGACTCCTGCAGGTCGATTTGCGAATCGACGTATCGAGTTTGTTATCTATCCGGAAACGTGGTAG